ATCAAGAGGTCAGGCACCACTGGGATTGAAGAAGCACTGgcatcacaagaaaaaaataccctcaAGGCTGACTGTATGCTTACCCTGTATCACTACAGCTTTGCATTTGCCACCTTAGATCAtagggaggaaagggaagagggagaatACAAAGAGAGAAGCAGCCTTGAAGGCACACgtgagaaaggggaaggggaaccTGCAAGAAGAGTCCTTTATGTCTGCAGCTACGAGTTTACTCTTTGCAATAAACAATGACACTTGCAATTAGGAGTATCTTTTATGGTTGATTACTGATATTCATGCTGGCAGTTATCAGGTCtcatatataattattttatatttttaaacttagtCAGTTGAATGTGTGGTCCTTGGCTCCCTATGTGTTTgggaattatttttacataaacaGTTATGTTTTTATATCTGTATTAATTCACTAGTCAAAACAGGATATACATGGCCAGGTTACAgatgtttccattttaattctCCTCAGCCCTCCAGTAACCATTCATGTTTGAATCATCTTTTCagattaaaactaaaaaaaaaaaaaaaagttaaatttatttacaaattcTCTGTGTTAAGCACCGTTGAGCACTTCAGTGATAGCCCTCCCTGAATTCCCTTCTCATTTGGATTTGGGAAGTGGTTGTAACCTTTTCAAGGCCAggcatgttttcttttgatcATTCTCCAGTCCACTTTCCGGATCAGAGGCCAATCTTCCTGATGCTATCAAGGGGCATTATTAACTGTGTGACCATCTATAATATTTCCAATCACACCCTGAATAACAGAGAATACCCTGCAGACAGACTTAGAGCCAGCCCTAAGATTTTAGCAAACTGGGTGAACCAAACTGAAAGAGGACACCAGGAATAGTTTGGACTAGAAGCAAGTGTGTCACCACTGTATTGCCGTAGTACCTTTAAGCCATCTGTACTAACATGAATAGTTTCACCCCAtttccaatattattttattttgtagcaTTGAACTCACTTGCCTGTCCTGTGCATGTCCTTCCGTGACCATGCCAGGTTGAAATGCTATACATTTATATACAGTTAAACTAATGTTTACAAAGGTACATTGTAGCAAAGCCTTTATTTTCATGGTGTCTGAAATTCAAAATGTTTCTCTAaactaataattaaaaactaGTTAAAACATAAGCAAATTATAGAAGTGAGCGAAGCAGTATGGAACTTGGCACAGTATCTGAATACTGCTTTACTTGGCGTATGCCTTTTCCCATGACTCCTGCTTGTTGTAGCTGGTAAATGGTTGCcctttttcatgttgtttttttttcctgggctcaCCCTTTGAATTCAGCACTGCAGGTGTAAGGATCCATTTTGTGCCTGGTGACTGCAGAACATGTTCTCCTGTAGGACAACAGATATGTTTTTACACAGCTTTTCCCAGTTTTTCCTCATCGTagtgctgaggcagcagcacacGCATAAAATGGCCCCTGCATGTTATGCTGTACATCTTTAAGGCTCTGTATGAACATTAACTAATTAGTCAGTAAGAAAAAGAGCTGCAAGAAGGCTGTTTCAAATGGCAGAAGCTGCAGGGGATATAGCTTGAACAGCAGCTGTGGGTCTGAACATTTGAAGGCTCAAAGAAGGGGGAGGGAAGCAAACAGGCTGAAAAACAGGAGCAAGCCTAAAAGAGggctttgaaaatacaaagaaatttaACTCATTAAGACTGGCAGCAACTCATAGGTACAATGGTTATATTAAGATTGGTCTGTCAATCTCATCTGTTAGCTTTTAGAATGGAGAGGAGATAAATATTGTAACATAAATGCTATGCAACCCTTAATTAAGGCAAATTAGTGCTTTGAGGTAttacttcaggaaaacaaaggcCCCATGGCAAAAAGAGTTTCCTGTATTTCCTTTGCTCCAGAATACTGGTACCTCTGGTGCTTAATATCTGAGCCTTTTGGTTTCTGATTCTTACTTTccttagcaattttttttctttgggaactAAGGACAATCTGGTAACTGGTTTGACAATAAAGATCCCAGACTACATTCCTACCTAACAGACAAACTCCACTGACAACCCAACACCACTGCTTGCCCCATTCTCTCTATTCTGCTTATTCATGCTGTGATTTTTGTGGCAGTCTTCCTGGGGAGAAAATCTGCAGGAATCTAGAGTGAATGAGCACTCTTGGTTCATTCTTTTCTATTAAGAAGGTCAACGTGGTTGGTATGGTAGgatcttgctttaaaaattaggCTTATAGCTGGAGTAAGGACCTAAGGGTGTGCTTAGTGCCAgtaagtcacagaatcacagggaCATAGAATCAGACAATAGCTTGGGTTAAAGATATTGGAGTTCCAATCCCCTTGTCAcggtcagggacacctctcactaaataaggttgctcaaagccccatccatcctagccttgaacatttccaacCACAatttccctggacaacctgttccagtgtctcaccaagCATCACTGTGGTTTGACAGACCGCAACATGTTTGTGTCCAGTTGAAGGCAAGAGATCTTCTGTTTTCCCAATGTGTAGCATGGCCATTGCAATGGAGACTTATTCCTGATGTCATGAAAACCGCCTGGGTTAGGGATGACTAAATATAATGCCTCAAGTGCCCAGCTACAGGCTGAAACAGACCCATCAATCTTGgcacatcttttctttttttcctgcctagACAAAAGAGCAAACCCTTTTCTATGGGGTGAAGAGAGCGATGAGATAAAGCATAACCCTCCAAGTGTGTTCAACTGCCTTTCTGAGTCTTGAGGGGAAGCCCTTTGCTAAGGGAACTGGTTAACTTATGTCAGTGCtagataaagaatttttttaaaacagagcattggaggaaagaaaggggggagaaagggagggaggataTTTACAAGTGTGGGAAATGTAAGCTTTATCAGGAGTTTTTTTGGAAGATAAGGAGCTGGGCTGGCCCATCTCTACACCGCATGGACACACTCACTGCCTTTGAGTCTCTCAGGAAGAGCAAAAGGAGCTGCTGACATTTCTCCTGAAAAGGAAGAATCAATGAATCTTTGTTTCTCACTGCCTGCTTGTTTGACCTTATTGTGCCgtggaacagaaaagaaagaagagaacagGTGAGGGGATTTGTGCTGTTAAAATCCAAGACAAGATCACAGCCCacagtcctctgatcatcacTGGAGATGGTATTATTTGGTTGGTGTCCtatttgctgctgttgctcaTTTCCAATTCTTGCCTTGCTGTAATAAGTCACAGTCTTTCCAGCCATCATCCCTGTATTGACAAGCAAATGTCACCCTCGTTTGATTGACGTCTATTGCTCCTGAATACAGAAGTATGATTTAGGAATCaattctgtttgtttatttaaacagCTCTTTGTGTACCTTGTATATCTGTAAGCAGGACAAGTTCCTTCATATTTTCTTGAGAGAAATGCCACTAAAATTGCACATTCACCTTCCCACTCAGTCACAGAGATGTCTACCACCTTTCTGGGAGGAGAAACCTTTCACACtaaaacaaacaccaccacccacccaccccacccacccccccaaaaaaaggaaaaaaagaaattaaacaaaacaaaaaacaaacataccAATCCAACACTTAGCAAAATGCTTTGCTGCCCACGAATTACTCCAGAGAGACCTTTTTCTCAGGTCCATGCATCTGTTGATCAGTATACACCCTACACTTTCCTTtggcttttaaagaaaacagaactctTTCCCTCGATTTCAGTTTGTCAGCAAGTCGGTGGCTGGCTTAACACTGGGAAACACAGCAGCCAGTGATGGGTATGTCAGTTTTAATTCACTGAAGGAACAGTTTCCTTCACTGCCTTTATGGTTGCAAtcggggctgggggagggaagtGGGGTGGGTaagggggaagagggaaatcCGAAATGGTGAGAGATGCTAATCTCTATTACCTTGCGAGGTGGGAGGtatattttcaaataacttCCAATTGGACAATTGGTAAATGTAAAGCATCCCTACACTTAAAGCAGTATTTCCCAGAAAACACTAGGATGGCAGGGTGGCCTCCGGGAAGTGTTAAGCTGGAGGTGGATTGACCTTTTAATTCTCGATCGGTGACCTGAAGGGTACCCAGAGGCTGCAAAACACATCTCTTCCTTTAGTTCTGCTCCAGAAAGGGCTGTCATCGCAAGATGCAGCTAGTGAGTGAAGCTCACGATTTCGCTGTTCATCCGTTTGCGGGAGGggtgagggagggagagagggggaaaaaaaaatatttcccacacTGCCAGAGTAATGCCAAACTCTCTGTGagtgggaagagcagagcagatgctgGAATGAGATGCCAAAGCAGCTCCCCTTTCCCCTGCGCTTTTGGGTGCCTATAAATTGCTCCAGCGCGCTCgtcagcctcctcctctcctggcaGGTGGCACCCGGGCAGGATCCCGCTCTCCCTCCGGCTCCGGCGCGGCGCGGCTCTCGGCGGCGGGCAGCGGGGCAGCGGCGGGGCGGCCGGGAGGCGCGTCCCCGCTGAGGACTGTGGTCTcgaagagaggggaaaaaaaaaaaaaaaaaaaaaaaaaaaaaaaaaaaaaaagcgaggAGGCGAGCGGGGCGATCGCGAGAAGAAAGGCAAGTTCCAGGGAAAGTTGACTCGGACTGGCAcagcctgcaaaaaaaaaaaagtcgaTCGCCAGCGGGAGCATAAAAGTGCGGGCGGCCGGGGCGCGGCGGCAGCGCTCCCTcgccctctctccctccctcctgcccggCGCTTGCAGCGGCCGCATCCGAGCGCCGCGACCCGCCGGAGCCCCCGTCGCCACCGGCAGCGGGAGGGCAGCCAAGCCCCAGGGGAGCCGAGCTCGGGCGGGCTCGGCGTTTTTTCGGCTCTGAGGAGGTCCCCGACCAACCATCAAGATTTTGTCCAAAAGCAGGCAAGAGGATCGCCCTGCGCTGAGCCGGCTGGTGGGCAGCAGGCGGCGGCTGATAGCGGCCGGCGCGCTGGGGGTGGtgatggtgctgctgctggtcaTCCTCATCCCGGTGCTGGTCAGCTCGGCCGGCACCTCGGCGCACTACGAGATGCTGGGCACCTGCCGCATGGTCTGCGACCCCTACGGCGGCACCAAGGCGCCCAGCACGGCGGCCACGCCCGACCGCGGCCTCATGCAGTCCCTGCCCACCTTCATCCAGGGGCCCAAGGGGGAGGCCGGCCGGCCGGGCAAAGCGGGGCCCCGCGGCCCGCCGGGAGAACCGGGGCCGCCCGGCCCGGTGGGGCCGCCGGGTGAGAAGGGCGAGCCGGGGCGGCAAGGCCTGCCGGGGCCCCCCGGGGCGCCGGGGCTGAACGCGGCGGGGGCCATCAGCGCCGCCACCTACAGCACCGTCCCCAAAATCGCCTTCTACGCCGGCCTTAAGCGGCAGCACGAGGGCTACGAGGTGCTCAAGTTCGACGACGTGGTCACCAACCTGGGCAACCACTACGATCCCACCACCGGCAAGTTCACCTGCTCCATCCCCGGCATCTACTTCTTCACCTACCATGTGCTCATGAGGGGCGGCGACGGCACCAGCATGTGGGCCGACCTCTGCAAGAACAACCAGGTGGGGACGTCAGGGCAGAGGGCGCCGTGAAGGCAGCGGGTGCCCGGGGACAGCTGGGCTTCTTCGGGGGAGCTGGGTGCCGGGGGGAGTAGGGCTGCCTGAGGGCTCGGGGGAAGAGGGACTCCTTAAGGGGGGCAGGCGCCGGGAGGGGCGCGGGTGCCAGGGGGAACTGGACTCGCAGAGGGAACGGGTGCCTTGAGGACAGACGCCCAGGCGGAGCCGGACTCCAGAGGAGAGCGGGTGTCGTCAGGATAGCGGGCGGAGCGGGAAGGGCGGGAAGCGAGCGGcgggtggggagagggaggcagaCGGCGACTGGAGGCGGCGCGGGGCGGGGTGAGGGTGGCCGGAGCCCGGGCGGTGTGCGGACCGGGCGAGCCCTCCGGGAAGCTGAGGGGAGTAGGACCCTGCCGCTCCTCAGCCGACGGGGACCCGGCGGGCCGAGGCGCTGTGCGCTTTCCCTCTCATCCTCGGGTGGCCGAGAAGCCCTGAGTGGCCGGGGGTAGCGCGCAGAGCCGAGGCCGCCCCCGTTGAATGCGGACTCGACGCACTCCTTTCCCTGAGAGTCGTACCGGTGCCGCCCGCTCCCAACCCGCTGTCCCCGCCGGCCCGCGGGTGGATCGGCACCTGGCCGGCACCGGTTCCCTCGGCCGCGCAGTGCTGCCCTCAGACCGCCTGGGATTTGGGAGGTCGCGTAGGCAGCGCTGCCCCCATGGGAAGAGTGGAGCCCGGGACGGGGACGACCGTTCCTCCAGCGATAGAAATCTCCCCGGGAAGCTAGGGGAGCAGGGGGCGGAGAGTGAGCTCAGGAGAGGGTGGTCCTGCCTGGGGAAAGGTGAAACGTGGGGCGGGAAAGCAGCCAGGGCACAGGACGGTGCTGTCAGCCTCAGCCCCCGGCAGGGATCGAGGTTTCCCTCGGCCAGGGACAGCTGGTAGCGGAGTGAGCGCGGCAGCCCTGGTCGAAGGATCGGGCGGTGGGGGTAAGCACAGGCACGGCACGGGGTCTGCCGGCAGCCCCCGCGTgagggggaaataaaataaacgAAGATGTTGCGATGCTACCGTATGAAAGACAGAGGAATCATCCATTTTAATTAGGATAAGAGCGGCCACCGGGCTCCTGGCGGCTGTGCCTGTGACATTGCCCCGGGGGAGTTCATCGCGATTTTGCACTACTTCTATAGGTAGCTAACAGACACACAGACGGTGGCTCTAATTATGACAGCGCTTAGCAATACCGCCGGGACATTCTGCATCCCTCCTGATGTGGGTGCCCGGGGGGAGGGCGGTGTGCCCGGGCTTTCCCGTGTCTCCGGGAGCCCGGCGGTGCTCCCGCCGCTGCCCCGGCCCCCCGTACGGCGGGAGGACGAGGGGCAGCCACTCAACAGGTCCTTCACTGCCGAGCTGTCCCGCCGTGCTGCGGGCTACAGGACCGGGTGGCAGGCTCTGCCGGGCACCGTGAGCCCCGAGCTGCCGCTCTCCCCGGACTTTTAATCCTCCGTCGTGGCGGGCTGGGGATATCGATCCGCTCCAGG
This DNA window, taken from Calypte anna isolate BGI_N300 chromosome 2, bCalAnn1_v1.p, whole genome shotgun sequence, encodes the following:
- the C1QL3 gene encoding complement C1q-like protein 3 — encoded protein: MVLLLVILIPVLVSSAGTSAHYEMLGTCRMVCDPYGGTKAPSTAATPDRGLMQSLPTFIQGPKGEAGRPGKAGPRGPPGEPGPPGPVGPPGEKGEPGRQGLPGPPGAPGLNAAGAISAATYSTVPKIAFYAGLKRQHEGYEVLKFDDVVTNLGNHYDPTTGKFTCSIPGIYFFTYHVLMRGGDGTSMWADLCKNNQVRASAIAQDADQNYDYASNSVVLHLEPGDEVYIKLDGGKAHGGNNNKYSTFSGFIIYAD